In a single window of the Desulfovibrio mangrovi genome:
- a CDS encoding cupin domain-containing protein, whose amino-acid sequence MSRIPEAPLFPMGEEFINDNFSGAVWLNMLIPLGSDLPVANVTFEPGCRNSWHEHMGGQVLLVTNGRGYYQEWGQPARELRPGDVVQIPAHAKHWHGAAKDSWFSHIAIEIHPEKGPATWLEPVSDDIYDALA is encoded by the coding sequence ATGTCCCGGATACCTGAAGCGCCTCTCTTCCCGATGGGCGAAGAGTTCATTAACGATAACTTCAGCGGGGCCGTCTGGCTCAATATGCTGATTCCCCTCGGGTCCGATCTGCCCGTAGCCAATGTGACCTTTGAGCCCGGCTGCCGGAACAGTTGGCACGAGCATATGGGCGGGCAGGTGTTGCTTGTGACGAACGGTCGCGGGTATTATCAGGAGTGGGGCCAGCCTGCCCGTGAACTGCGGCCCGGCGATGTGGTGCAGATTCCGGCCCACGCCAAGCACTGGCACGGCGCAGCCAAGGATAGCTGGTTTTCCCATATCGCCATCGAAATCCACCCTGAAAAAGGTCCGGCAACGTGGCTTGAGCCGGTGTCCGACGACATATATGACGCACTTGCCTGA
- a CDS encoding nitrite reductase, whose amino-acid sequence MHNTTTESVIVMPVERKDDTYALRLCLNQGLMTPGMLRRVLEVIEKYNLPSLRATTGQRMNLEGIPTDKLDEICDALGTRVEKCAPGATVCPGKGICKYGIQETADLGNAIVALVKKNGPYPFKIKSGVSGCKMSCGLSYVRDIGLVATAKGWDVLFGGCATRNAAPGVLIGESVSADEALKLLEKALIFYRENGKKRERTAATVARLGKEALLAAVKA is encoded by the coding sequence ATGCACAATACCACAACCGAATCTGTCATTGTCATGCCTGTTGAGCGCAAGGACGACACCTATGCCCTGCGCCTCTGCCTCAATCAGGGGCTCATGACCCCGGGCATGCTTCGCCGCGTTTTAGAGGTCATTGAGAAGTACAACCTGCCCTCCCTGCGCGCCACCACCGGTCAGCGCATGAATCTGGAAGGCATTCCCACCGACAAGCTGGATGAAATCTGCGACGCCCTCGGCACCCGTGTTGAAAAGTGCGCCCCCGGCGCCACGGTCTGCCCGGGCAAAGGCATCTGTAAATACGGCATTCAGGAAACCGCCGATCTGGGCAACGCGATCGTTGCTCTGGTCAAGAAGAACGGCCCCTATCCGTTCAAGATCAAGAGCGGCGTTTCCGGCTGCAAGATGAGCTGCGGCCTGAGCTACGTCCGCGACATCGGCCTTGTTGCCACGGCAAAGGGCTGGGACGTACTCTTTGGCGGCTGCGCAACCCGCAACGCCGCCCCCGGCGTGCTTATCGGCGAAAGCGTCAGTGCCGACGAGGCGCTCAAGCTGCTGGAAAAAGCCCTGATCTTCTACCGCGAGAACGGCAAGAAACGTGAGCGCACCGCCGCAACCGTGGCCCGACTGGGCAAGGAAGCCCTGCTGGCTGCCGTAAAGGCCTAA
- the rsgA gene encoding ribosome small subunit-dependent GTPase A, with amino-acid sequence MLDYLGYDAWFAAREPQEAIADWEAARVTAVDRGACRIRNRAGEVLAELAGRFAYRAECASDLPCVGDWVMAGYYDNGTSAIIHDVLPRKTWLRRKAAGAGHSEQMIAANVDTAFIVQSCHADFNPNRLERYLSMVAEGGVEAVIVLTKTDLVTRAELERQFSLVRSITGVDAVGISVLTGEGMHDLTSLLSAGRTYCLLGSSGVGKTSLVNRLLGKEAFAVRTVSGTGEGTHTTTRRHLVVLDAGAMIIDSPGMRELGMLGAQNSMDVTGEGGSGFTSIQALAQKCRYADCRHGQEPDCAVRAALERGELSTERYENYLKLRSESEFHAMSGLEKRKKDRAFGKLVRSTKKTLRK; translated from the coding sequence ATGCTTGATTACTTGGGATATGATGCATGGTTTGCAGCCAGAGAGCCGCAAGAGGCCATTGCGGACTGGGAAGCGGCCCGCGTAACCGCTGTGGACCGCGGCGCATGCCGCATCCGCAACAGGGCCGGAGAGGTGCTGGCGGAATTGGCAGGACGATTTGCCTACCGTGCAGAATGCGCTTCCGACCTGCCCTGCGTGGGGGACTGGGTGATGGCGGGGTACTATGACAACGGCACCTCAGCCATTATCCATGACGTGCTGCCGAGAAAGACATGGCTGCGGCGTAAAGCAGCCGGAGCCGGGCACAGTGAGCAGATGATTGCGGCCAATGTGGATACCGCGTTCATCGTGCAATCATGTCATGCGGATTTCAATCCCAACCGGCTTGAGCGCTATCTCTCCATGGTGGCGGAAGGAGGCGTTGAAGCGGTCATCGTTCTGACGAAAACGGATCTGGTCACGCGCGCGGAGCTTGAACGGCAGTTTTCCCTTGTGCGCTCGATCACCGGCGTGGACGCTGTCGGCATAAGCGTCCTGACAGGCGAGGGGATGCATGACCTTACGAGCCTGCTGTCGGCAGGCAGAACCTATTGTCTTCTGGGGTCCTCCGGTGTGGGCAAGACGAGCCTTGTGAACCGCCTGCTGGGCAAGGAGGCCTTTGCCGTCCGGACGGTAAGCGGTACCGGAGAGGGAACGCACACCACAACCCGCAGGCATCTGGTGGTGCTGGATGCCGGTGCCATGATCATAGATTCCCCGGGCATGCGGGAGTTGGGCATGCTTGGCGCGCAGAACTCGATGGATGTAACCGGCGAAGGCGGTTCCGGCTTTACATCCATTCAGGCCCTCGCGCAGAAATGTCGTTATGCTGACTGCAGGCACGGACAGGAGCCGGACTGTGCCGTCAGGGCTGCGTTGGAGCGGGGAGAATTGTCTACAGAGAGATATGAAAACTACCTCAAGCTGAGGAGTGAGTCGGAATTTCATGCCATGTCAGGACTGGAGAAACGAAAAAAGGACAGGGCGTTCGGCAAGCTTGTGCGCAGCACAAAGAAGACATTGAGGAAGTGA
- a CDS encoding iron-containing alcohol dehydrogenase gives MNFEFQNPTRILFGAGVLARLGEAAGEYGKKALLVTGGGSVKRGGVFDRAVESLKAAGVSYVECTGIEPNPRISSVVRGADIARKEGCDMVIALGGGSVMDASKVIAAAALYDGDPWDMIMHGQEHVHVPTQALPVITVPTLAATGSEANCGAVITNEKTTVKSFVMAPALYPKVAVVDPELTVSVPVDQTAYGVCDLITHVTEAYFNGSGTTPLQDRFAEGVILTALEWGPKAVADGNDLEARTQIQWAALVALVGWVNVGTNGAYPVHMMEHTVSAYHDITHAAGLSIINPAWMRFAAKAEPAKFVQFAERVFGLKARSADDLDCALQGIDLFETFLRSIGCPTRFSELGIGDELFETYAKDTVAIMNDGNGRLPARPPMSIDDMVSVFKAAL, from the coding sequence ATGAACTTTGAATTTCAGAATCCTACCCGGATACTATTTGGTGCAGGCGTGCTTGCACGTCTTGGCGAGGCAGCAGGCGAATATGGCAAGAAGGCCCTGCTTGTCACCGGCGGCGGCAGCGTCAAGCGAGGCGGCGTGTTCGACAGGGCCGTGGAAAGCCTGAAGGCTGCGGGCGTTTCCTATGTGGAATGCACGGGCATAGAGCCCAATCCGCGCATTTCTTCCGTTGTCCGTGGAGCGGACATTGCCCGCAAGGAAGGCTGCGATATGGTTATCGCCCTTGGCGGCGGCAGCGTTATGGACGCCTCCAAGGTTATTGCCGCAGCGGCACTGTATGATGGCGACCCGTGGGATATGATTATGCATGGGCAGGAACATGTGCATGTGCCCACACAGGCTCTGCCTGTCATTACGGTTCCCACGCTGGCGGCCACCGGTTCGGAAGCCAACTGCGGCGCGGTTATCACCAATGAGAAGACCACGGTGAAATCCTTTGTCATGGCTCCGGCACTCTATCCGAAAGTTGCGGTGGTGGACCCTGAACTGACCGTGAGCGTGCCCGTAGACCAGACCGCATACGGCGTATGTGATCTTATCACCCATGTGACCGAGGCATATTTCAATGGCAGCGGTACCACGCCCCTTCAGGACCGTTTCGCAGAGGGCGTTATCCTCACGGCGCTTGAGTGGGGTCCCAAGGCCGTGGCTGACGGGAACGATCTTGAGGCACGCACCCAGATTCAGTGGGCCGCGCTTGTGGCGCTTGTGGGCTGGGTCAACGTGGGCACCAACGGCGCGTATCCCGTGCATATGATGGAACACACGGTTTCCGCGTATCACGACATCACGCATGCGGCGGGGCTTTCGATCATCAATCCGGCATGGATGCGCTTTGCCGCCAAGGCGGAACCGGCCAAGTTTGTGCAGTTTGCCGAACGCGTGTTCGGGCTGAAGGCCCGCTCCGCCGATGATCTTGATTGCGCGCTGCAGGGCATTGATCTCTTTGAGACCTTTCTGCGTTCCATCGGATGCCCGACCCGCTTCTCCGAACTGGGTATCGGCGACGAACTGTTCGAGACTTATGCCAAGGATACCGTTGCAATCATGAATGACGGCAACGGCAGGCTGCCTGCCCGTCCGCCCATGAGCATTGATGATATGGTCAGCGTGTTCAAGGCCGCCCTGTAG
- a CDS encoding putative bifunctional diguanylate cyclase/phosphodiesterase, translating into MSIFRYSGLLKSVRGIQHAIYQAATKRIRSLIALIAFFLLGYSTFVVTVFLEIDVSYDLIIVPILFFGACFVLATADITVRIFRELLSANVQLEKMALKDVLTQLPNRRQLESRLNIAIDDAKQSGSIVGLMMLDIDRFKRVNDSYGHRFGDELLVAASGKIIRSIRESAFVARFGGDEFAVIIDDAKSFDEVVEEARNAIRAFTKPVVVRDQEIRLGLTVGVSFCPRDGASVDELIKNADLAMYNAKDRGKNTCAVFSGEMVGAAQQKLQLESELREALVHNEFVLHFQPQMDISREKAFGVEALVRWQKKDGRLCPPMEFIPLAEETGLIVQMDLWALKQACRTGADWHARGMQVRMSVNASAMLLGRENIVKQVLQTLEETSFPASYLTMEITETALLQNIDSAVEVIRQLKNKGVEFSLDDFGTGYSSLSYLRMLPIRALKIDRSFIKDLSVSGQGAETLVQSIIGLAGSLGIGVVAEGVETEEQRDFLKRHGCYRIQGYLYSPPLCQQDAEEWLGNHMDKTLHS; encoded by the coding sequence GTGAGTATCTTTCGATATTCCGGTCTGTTGAAGTCTGTACGCGGAATACAGCACGCAATCTATCAGGCTGCGACGAAGAGAATACGTTCCCTCATAGCGCTTATCGCGTTCTTTCTTTTGGGGTACTCGACGTTTGTCGTGACGGTGTTTCTTGAAATCGATGTTTCATACGACCTGATCATTGTTCCCATTCTGTTCTTCGGGGCGTGTTTTGTTCTGGCAACTGCCGATATTACCGTACGAATTTTCAGGGAACTGCTGTCCGCCAATGTGCAGCTGGAAAAGATGGCCCTGAAGGATGTGCTTACGCAGTTGCCAAACAGAAGACAGCTGGAATCGCGTTTGAACATTGCGATTGATGATGCAAAACAATCCGGAAGCATCGTCGGCCTGATGATGCTGGATATAGACAGGTTCAAGCGGGTCAACGACAGCTATGGCCACAGGTTCGGCGACGAGCTTCTGGTGGCCGCATCAGGCAAGATAATCCGATCAATACGGGAAAGCGCCTTTGTCGCACGCTTCGGCGGTGATGAATTTGCCGTTATCATCGACGATGCCAAGTCGTTTGATGAGGTGGTTGAAGAGGCCAGAAACGCAATACGCGCATTCACAAAGCCTGTTGTTGTGCGAGATCAGGAGATACGTCTGGGGCTTACTGTAGGTGTCTCCTTTTGTCCCAGAGACGGCGCGAGCGTTGATGAGCTTATCAAGAATGCCGATTTGGCAATGTATAATGCCAAGGATCGCGGCAAGAACACCTGTGCGGTTTTTTCCGGGGAAATGGTCGGGGCGGCCCAGCAGAAGCTGCAGCTGGAGTCCGAGCTGCGGGAAGCGCTGGTTCATAATGAGTTTGTTCTGCATTTTCAGCCGCAGATGGACATTTCCAGAGAAAAGGCCTTTGGCGTTGAGGCGCTTGTGCGGTGGCAGAAGAAGGATGGCAGACTGTGCCCGCCCATGGAGTTCATTCCCCTTGCTGAAGAGACCGGGCTGATCGTTCAGATGGACCTGTGGGCACTGAAGCAGGCATGCCGGACAGGTGCGGACTGGCATGCTCGCGGCATGCAGGTCAGAATGTCCGTGAACGCTTCTGCCATGCTTCTGGGGCGTGAGAATATCGTGAAGCAGGTGCTGCAGACTCTCGAAGAAACCTCTTTTCCGGCATCGTATCTGACCATGGAGATTACCGAAACGGCCCTGCTCCAGAACATCGACAGCGCGGTGGAAGTGATACGGCAGTTGAAAAACAAGGGTGTGGAGTTCTCTCTGGATGACTTCGGCACAGGATACTCTTCACTCAGCTACCTGCGCATGTTGCCGATTCGCGCGCTGAAGATCGATCGCAGTTTTATCAAGGATCTCTCCGTGTCCGGTCAGGGCGCGGAAACGCTTGTGCAATCCATTATCGGTCTTGCCGGCAGTCTGGGGATCGGGGTCGTTGCGGAGGGGGTTGAAACCGAGGAGCAGAGGGATTTTCTGAAGCGCCACGGGTGCTACCGGATTCAGGGCTACCTTTATTCGCCTCCATTGTGTCAGCAGGACGCCGAAGAATGGCTTGGCAATCACATGGATAAGACGTTGCATTCCTAG
- a CDS encoding ABC transporter substrate binding protein, with amino-acid sequence MVRRQLLKPLAMSLVLIATLFATTAAECSAPAVAGLQEAPPRHVLLINSYDQLMSWVANLTNAANETLAPEENNLVLHIENMDTKRYHSEEYYTAFRETLRAKYRSTQISLILCSDNNAFDFLRAYRNELFPGVPVVFCGVNDFSPEMLKGLSGFTGVAEVISPGETVKLILRLHPDTKEIFIINDYLKTGRAWEQSIRKELEPLHLPVKFTYNRNLSLAELKAQLMSLPQETVVLLGVYFSDRDGLSLTYETVGEALAGAARVPVYCLLDFNIRGGIIGGKVISGYHQGQLMAQYAMRVLKGERPDSIPPMQSPEANRFIFDYKGLVRHGIPEAHLPEGAVVLNKPFSLYETYRYQTWLVLCLIITLCITIIALLSSMRLREQAERMQQRFRHALDHAGDSIVLFDAETRSIVDVNVTACASLGYTREELLTKKPEDLNTVYNTQELLDDMQRHIAASMEAVVIQTRNIRKDGSTFPVEVSLRTLPSYQGQAPLLIASVRDISERMEAQDRLEGLQRMLQLIIDSMPSILVAVTREGFVLQWNKWTEQQTGRSSDKAQGKHLSDVFPRLAKEMGNIRKVIDSGQPAERLKVKRFDAGRTLWENITIFPLAGQSAQAAVLRVDDVTERVRIEDMMIQTEKMMSVGGLAAGMAHEINNPLGGIIQGLQNVQRRFSPDLPANREVAERLDCSLETMHRYMEERMITRMLEGAWESATRAARIVANMLDFSRRTGTHFEPHEINGLLEDCVELVSSDYDLRKGIDFRKISIVREFDSSLPLVNCCRTEIEQVFLNLMKNAAEAMAMESADRKPEIILRTRSLGDSVLIEICDNGPGMDEETSKRVFEPFFTTKPTNMGTGLGLSVSYFIVTENHHGSIQVLSTKGEGATFRITLPVSHAAQSLQGAGE; translated from the coding sequence ATGGTACGACGACAGCTACTCAAGCCTCTGGCAATGTCTCTTGTGCTGATTGCGACATTGTTCGCGACCACAGCTGCAGAGTGTTCTGCACCTGCGGTTGCAGGCTTGCAGGAAGCGCCTCCCCGCCATGTATTGCTCATCAACTCCTATGACCAGCTTATGTCATGGGTTGCCAATCTTACCAATGCGGCGAACGAAACGCTTGCTCCGGAAGAGAATAACCTCGTTCTGCACATCGAAAACATGGACACCAAGCGGTATCATTCCGAGGAGTATTACACCGCCTTCAGGGAAACGCTCCGAGCCAAATACCGCAGCACGCAGATCAGCCTCATTCTCTGTTCGGACAATAACGCCTTCGACTTTCTGCGCGCATACAGAAACGAATTGTTCCCCGGGGTGCCTGTGGTGTTCTGCGGCGTGAACGACTTCTCTCCTGAAATGCTCAAAGGGCTTTCAGGTTTCACGGGAGTAGCCGAGGTGATTTCTCCGGGCGAAACCGTAAAGCTCATTCTGCGCCTGCATCCGGACACCAAGGAAATCTTCATCATCAACGACTATCTCAAGACCGGGCGCGCCTGGGAACAGAGCATCCGCAAGGAGCTTGAGCCGTTGCACCTTCCGGTCAAGTTCACCTACAACCGGAACCTGAGTCTGGCTGAACTGAAAGCGCAGCTCATGTCGCTGCCGCAGGAGACCGTGGTGCTGCTCGGCGTCTATTTTTCCGACCGGGACGGGCTTTCCCTGACGTATGAAACCGTTGGAGAGGCGCTTGCCGGAGCGGCCAGGGTGCCGGTCTATTGTCTGCTGGATTTCAACATCCGCGGCGGGATCATCGGCGGCAAGGTCATCAGCGGCTATCATCAGGGACAACTGATGGCCCAATACGCCATGCGAGTTCTCAAGGGCGAAAGGCCGGACAGCATTCCCCCCATGCAGAGTCCCGAAGCGAACCGATTCATCTTCGATTACAAAGGGCTCGTGCGTCACGGTATTCCCGAAGCCCATCTGCCGGAGGGGGCTGTAGTTCTCAATAAGCCCTTCTCCCTGTACGAGACGTACAGGTATCAGACCTGGCTTGTGCTGTGCCTTATCATCACTCTTTGCATCACCATTATCGCCTTGCTGTCGAGCATGCGTCTGCGGGAGCAGGCAGAGCGTATGCAGCAGCGCTTCCGCCATGCCCTCGACCATGCCGGTGACAGCATTGTACTCTTTGATGCCGAAACCAGAAGCATTGTGGATGTCAATGTCACGGCCTGTGCCTCTCTCGGCTATACGCGGGAGGAACTGCTCACCAAGAAGCCTGAGGATCTCAATACCGTCTACAATACTCAGGAACTGCTGGATGATATGCAGAGACACATTGCCGCGTCCATGGAAGCCGTTGTGATACAGACCCGCAACATAAGAAAGGACGGCAGCACATTTCCTGTGGAAGTGTCTTTGCGCACACTGCCGTCTTATCAGGGGCAAGCCCCGCTCCTCATTGCTTCGGTTCGTGACATTTCGGAGCGCATGGAGGCGCAGGATCGTCTTGAAGGCCTGCAACGCATGCTGCAATTGATCATAGATTCCATGCCTTCCATACTTGTGGCGGTGACGCGGGAGGGGTTCGTGCTGCAGTGGAACAAGTGGACGGAACAACAGACGGGACGTTCCTCGGACAAGGCTCAGGGTAAGCACTTGAGTGACGTGTTTCCACGACTGGCTAAAGAAATGGGCAATATCCGCAAGGTCATTGATAGCGGCCAACCGGCAGAACGGCTGAAGGTGAAACGCTTTGATGCGGGGCGGACCCTGTGGGAGAACATTACCATATTTCCGCTGGCGGGACAGTCTGCGCAGGCTGCGGTCTTACGGGTGGACGACGTGACGGAGCGCGTCCGCATAGAAGACATGATGATCCAGACGGAAAAAATGATGTCCGTTGGCGGCCTTGCCGCAGGCATGGCCCATGAGATCAACAATCCTCTTGGCGGCATTATTCAGGGGTTGCAGAATGTGCAGCGGCGGTTTTCTCCTGATCTGCCGGCCAACCGTGAGGTCGCCGAACGGCTGGATTGCAGTCTGGAAACCATGCATCGTTACATGGAAGAGCGCATGATCACGCGTATGCTGGAAGGCGCCTGGGAATCGGCCACCCGCGCTGCCCGCATTGTCGCTAACATGCTGGATTTCTCGCGTAGGACGGGAACCCATTTTGAACCCCATGAGATAAACGGGTTGCTGGAAGACTGTGTTGAACTGGTTTCATCTGATTATGACCTGCGCAAGGGTATCGATTTCCGCAAGATCAGCATCGTCAGGGAGTTTGACAGCTCGTTGCCGCTGGTGAACTGCTGCCGTACCGAAATCGAGCAGGTGTTCCTCAATCTGATGAAGAATGCTGCCGAGGCCATGGCCATGGAGTCGGCGGATAGAAAACCTGAAATCATCCTGCGAACCAGAAGTCTTGGCGATAGTGTGCTCATTGAAATCTGTGACAACGGTCCCGGCATGGATGAAGAAACAAGCAAGCGCGTGTTTGAGCCGTTCTTCACCACCAAGCCTACCAATATGGGAACCGGCCTCGGGCTTTCCGTTTCCTACTTCATTGTCACGGAGAACCATCACGGCAGCATTCAGGTTCTTTCCACAAAAGGGGAAGGAGCTACCTTCCGCATCACGCTGCCTGTGTCGCATGCGGCGCAGAGTTTACAGGGGGCAGGCGAATAG
- a CDS encoding CD3324 family protein, with amino-acid sequence MGYRNAHSVLPQHLLAAIQQYIDGECLYIPRKEEHRKQWGECTRSRQRLLERNREIAARRKAGCPVSALAEEYFLSAKAVYKILSVMNND; translated from the coding sequence ATGGGCTACAGAAATGCACATTCGGTGCTACCGCAGCATTTGCTGGCCGCCATACAGCAATATATCGACGGCGAATGCCTCTACATCCCCCGCAAGGAAGAACACAGAAAGCAGTGGGGAGAATGCACCCGAAGCAGGCAGCGGCTTCTGGAAAGAAACCGCGAGATTGCGGCCAGACGCAAGGCGGGATGCCCTGTGTCCGCACTGGCGGAGGAATACTTCTTATCCGCCAAGGCCGTGTACAAAATACTCTCTGTCATGAACAATGACTAA
- a CDS encoding SAM-dependent methyltransferase, which yields MHTPFTDNYNKAFLLETMMGPNAMRVAEELTAYLPIREGMRILDLGCGMGISSILLAEKFGATVFAADLWVSPSDNHGRFEALGLSQNIIPVSVDATKGLPFAHGYFDMIISVDSYNYFGCNDTMLPYLMQFLKKGGHMAVAVCGVKEGYSCDRIPKDMQPYVQPDMNFHPLSWWRQLWSQEPNLCLQHCREMDCLQQSWSEWLQSPNPYAQRDIPMMEAEGGKFFALVQITGQKA from the coding sequence ATGCACACACCTTTTACAGACAACTACAACAAGGCGTTCCTGCTTGAAACCATGATGGGCCCCAACGCCATGCGCGTGGCGGAAGAACTGACCGCATACCTCCCCATCAGGGAGGGGATGCGCATTCTGGATCTGGGATGCGGCATGGGGATATCATCCATCCTGCTGGCAGAGAAATTCGGCGCAACGGTCTTTGCCGCTGACCTGTGGGTCTCGCCGTCCGACAACCATGGCCGGTTTGAGGCGCTGGGACTTTCGCAGAACATCATTCCGGTTTCTGTCGATGCCACCAAGGGTCTGCCGTTTGCGCACGGCTACTTTGACATGATCATCTCGGTGGATTCCTACAACTACTTCGGCTGCAATGACACCATGCTGCCGTACCTGATGCAGTTCCTGAAGAAGGGCGGGCACATGGCCGTTGCCGTATGCGGCGTGAAGGAAGGCTATTCCTGCGACAGGATTCCGAAGGACATGCAGCCTTATGTACAACCGGACATGAACTTCCATCCCTTGTCATGGTGGCGCCAGTTGTGGTCGCAGGAGCCCAATCTGTGCCTGCAGCATTGCCGTGAAATGGATTGCCTACAGCAAAGCTGGAGCGAATGGCTGCAGAGCCCCAATCCTTATGCACAGCGGGATATTCCCATGATGGAAGCAGAAGGCGGAAAGTTCTTCGCGCTGGTTCAGATTACCGGCCAGAAGGCCTGA
- the thpR gene encoding RNA 2',3'-cyclic phosphodiesterase: MSQSMPRTTLRLFVAIELPEVVKTSLKTLQEEPPRARWATPDNLHLTLRFIGEVTLDQAEGIRRQLRSVRFKPFPLRMHKVGYFFRKPQAVLWAGMEASDPLQNLKNDIDDALRQAALTVTTEYFVPHITLGRMKHAEKAELKAFAARHATWTAPAFTVTGFILFSSVLNAKGATHNAVERYGENRSPNPDDAVLNE, encoded by the coding sequence ATGTCGCAATCAATGCCGAGGACCACGCTCCGCCTGTTCGTGGCGATTGAACTGCCCGAGGTCGTCAAGACCAGCCTGAAGACCCTGCAGGAGGAGCCGCCCCGCGCGCGCTGGGCAACGCCTGACAACCTCCACCTGACCCTGCGCTTCATCGGAGAAGTGACATTGGACCAGGCTGAAGGGATTCGCCGGCAGCTGCGAAGCGTTCGCTTCAAGCCATTTCCGCTCCGGATGCACAAGGTCGGGTACTTCTTCAGAAAGCCGCAGGCCGTACTCTGGGCTGGCATGGAAGCATCCGACCCCTTGCAGAACTTGAAGAATGACATAGACGACGCCTTGCGACAGGCCGCGTTGACAGTAACGACCGAATACTTTGTCCCCCACATCACCCTGGGCCGCATGAAGCATGCGGAAAAAGCCGAACTGAAGGCCTTTGCCGCCAGGCACGCAACGTGGACCGCCCCCGCATTCACGGTGACGGGGTTCATACTCTTCAGCAGCGTACTGAACGCCAAAGGAGCAACGCACAATGCGGTGGAACGGTATGGGGAAAACAGAAGCCCGAATCCCGATGATGCAGTCCTGAACGAATGA
- a CDS encoding AraC family transcriptional regulator, which yields MSALVELVRDMATVDGGAVESPLAGVYFFKDTKHVRRRPILYNPGICIVVSGHKIAHLGEQSFRYDANNYLVTSVTMPFECESHPSEEEPLLGVFIDIDMLQLNDLISQMDLPDNLVLPESGSYPLALGPSVMDEDMRDATVKLLKALRSEQETRILAPGLIREIYYRVLCGTQAPLLYSLAKGSGNFSQVARVISMMEGNYSAKLDVQQLADSAHMSVSAFHKAFKEITADSPLQYLKKIRLARAKDLIVQRKLKAYLAADEVGYESPSQFSREFKRYFGQSPAEVIRELR from the coding sequence ATGTCCGCTCTTGTGGAACTGGTTAGGGATATGGCGACGGTGGACGGCGGTGCCGTGGAGTCACCGCTGGCCGGAGTGTATTTTTTCAAGGACACCAAGCATGTCCGCCGCAGACCGATCTTGTACAATCCTGGAATCTGCATTGTGGTTTCAGGCCACAAGATCGCACATCTGGGCGAGCAGTCCTTCCGCTATGATGCGAACAACTATCTGGTCACGTCCGTGACCATGCCCTTTGAGTGCGAATCGCATCCCAGCGAAGAAGAACCGCTGCTGGGCGTGTTCATAGACATAGACATGCTGCAGCTGAACGACCTGATCAGCCAGATGGACCTGCCGGACAATCTTGTCCTGCCGGAGAGCGGCAGCTATCCGCTTGCCCTCGGCCCCTCCGTGATGGACGAAGACATGCGGGACGCCACGGTCAAGCTGCTCAAGGCACTACGCTCGGAACAGGAAACCCGGATTCTGGCCCCGGGGCTGATACGGGAAATCTACTACAGAGTGCTCTGCGGCACGCAGGCCCCGCTGCTGTATTCCCTTGCCAAGGGCAGCGGCAACTTCTCGCAGGTGGCCCGTGTGATCAGCATGATGGAGGGCAACTACTCTGCAAAGCTTGACGTGCAGCAACTGGCAGACTCCGCCCATATGAGTGTTTCCGCCTTCCACAAGGCATTCAAGGAGATTACGGCCGACTCTCCCCTGCAATATCTCAAGAAGATCAGACTGGCCCGCGCCAAGGACCTGATCGTGCAGCGAAAGCTGAAGGCCTACCTCGCTGCCGATGAAGTGGGCTACGAAAGCCCTTCACAGTTCAGCCGCGAGTTCAAGCGCTACTTCGGACAAAGCCCCGCCGAGGTTATTCGGGAACTGCGCTAA